A single window of Dendropsophus ebraccatus isolate aDenEbr1 chromosome 5, aDenEbr1.pat, whole genome shotgun sequence DNA harbors:
- the AUNIP gene encoding aurora kinase A- and ninein-interacting protein — translation MKSRKRARTLPQTEECGVWLDASQLKKKSHQAVIPCTSSRFHPLSRRASMDSVLVEFTQTVLPQLCTKQTSMYAFFSPAGNRNKQSCATDINTLAPEREKTKVQEAMNLMKPSVVGAAMCLMKTYSDCKPVENQESAALYEIHRKTEKPGSSRNNENYELSRVLDKAENMDCSFSSVFRSQDSSVDPTVSPRAAGCHPKHKNHVSSVYTYPQEDYSKEDRLTSGLMESQLFTQDTQGNRVICHRFTGERQMNAAPLQDRTNVSWDTKSLIKGTLQSLHDEDSLHRMFTQDSEGNVVIKH, via the exons ATGAAGAGCAGGAAGCGCGCCCGAACCCTCCCGCAGACAGAGGAGTGCGGGGTTTGGTTAGACGCGTCACAGCTGAAGAAGAAATCCCATCAG GCGGTGATCCCCTGCACATCCTCCAGATTTCATCCACTATCTAGAAGAGCGTCCATGGATTCTGTGCTGGTTGAGTTTACACAAACTGTGTTGCCCCAGCTGTGCACTAAGCAGACGTCAATGTATGCCTTCTTCTCCCCAGCAG gcaatagAAACAAACAGTCTTGTGCTACTGATATTAATACATTGGCTCCTGAGCGAGAGAAAACAAAAGTTCAAGAAGCAATGAATTTGATGAAACCTTCAGTGGTTG GAGCTGCAATGTGTTTGATGAAAACCTATAGTGATTGTAAACCTGTTGAAAATCAGGAAAGTGCCGCCTTATATGAAATCCACAGAAAAACAGAGAAACCTGGGAGTTCAAGAAACAATGAAAACTATGAATTGAGCCGTGTGCTGGATAAAGCAGAGAATATGGATTGCTCCTTCTCCTCAGTCTTCAGATCACAAGACTCTTCTGTAGACCCTACTGTGAGCCCCAGGGCTGCTGGCTGTCATCCTAAGCACAAGAATCATGTGTCCTCAGTCTATACGTATCCCCAGGAGGATTATAGTAAGGAAGACCGTCTTACTTCAGGACTGATGGAAAGTCAGCTGTTTACACAGGATACACAAGGGAACCGAGTAATCTGTCACAGGTTTACAGGGGAGCGACAGATGAATGCTGCACCACTTCAGGACAGAACCAATGTCTCCTGGGACACAAAGAGTCTGATAAAAGGAACACTACAAAGCTTACATGATGAAGATTCCCTCCACAGAATGTTCACACAAGATTCTGAAGGAAATGTGGTTATAAAACACTAA